One Perognathus longimembris pacificus isolate PPM17 chromosome 13, ASM2315922v1, whole genome shotgun sequence genomic window, ATATTAAGGTTGTTTAAATACAATTTGTAGTTGTCATTTGGAAGTCCTTTATTGTAAAGATAATTCTTTGATGATAAGCAGCAGCCTCAATGATTATTCTGGCCCTCCACGCTGGATAAATTCCATTTCTTCCTGAGAGATAAGTTTCCTTCTGTACTTCTGAGGTAATGTTTTTAATATTGCTGCCGTGTCCGGTGGACCGGGGTGTATTGTGTCTGGTGATTTACTTCCCTTAGCATGCGGGGAGATCAAGGAAGCGTGAGGGGGGAGCCCTGCCGAACTCATAGCTTCCGATGCACTGAGTTTAAGATTGTCTCTTCTGCTAGGGAATCTTATCAATGGAGCATGTGGCTTGACTACCTGGACGACCCTGCTGGC contains:
- the LOC125362078 gene encoding alpha-ketoglutarate dehydrogenase component 4-like; translation: MGSKMASASRVVQVVKPHAPLIRFPSRRDNLKLSASEAMSSAGLPPHASLISPHAKGSKSPDTIHPGPPDTAAILKTLPQKYRRKLISQEEMEFIQRGGPE